ATCCTGTTCACATCAAATATCGCAATGCAAATAAAAAAACAATTTCCGAAAAAGATGAAACAGTAACAGTAAACAATCAAGCCTTTCAACTTCATTTAGGTACGCTTATTGATCAATCTGTCGTCATCACTTATCAAACAAAAATAGACGGTAATCACTTTAGCTACCGCAACAATGCAACGCTCCATTCCGATAATATTAAACCAGAATCACGCAATGCAACCGTCAATGATTACATTCATGGTGGACACGGTCGAGGAGAAAGTCACCCCTCGCCTCCTCTTGCAGCTGAGCCAGCAACGCATTCCCATGATGAAGATCAAAACGAAGATGTGCCAGGTCTTTCTGCTGCAGAAGCCATCATAACTGGAGAAGAGCCCCCAACTGATACCGTTATTGAAGATGATCAAAAAATATATTACTATACCGTACACAAAGGCGATACACTAAACATTATCGCCCAAGCTTTTAAAACAACAACAACACAAATTGTAAAATGGAATCATTTAAACACAGAAAAAGTTTATGTTGGGCAAAAATTAATCGTTCGCATCGAACCCATACTTCCACAAACAGGCGATTCTAGCGATACTGGCATCCTTTTTGCCGGGTTTGCACTTTTAGGTTTGAGTGGTTGGTTTTTTAGACGTTTTTAATTGGTAATCTTTGTGTCTCGCGATCAATTTTTAGCTTACAAAAAAACAAGCTTTCAAAAATCAAAATGCTGATTTTTGAAAACTTGTTTTTTGAATAATCATTTACTTTTTTTAATAAATCAAATCCCGCTTATCATATCTGCTTTCGTTTCTGGTGCATGGTTAATGTTAAATACTGCTCCAGAACTTGGATGAACTACCCCACGGATTTTTAATGTTGGGTTTGAGTTTTTAGCTGTTGTACGTGCGATATTTGTTGTAGAGTTAGGTAACAATTCGAAGCTACCAGCATGGCCCAGACGGAATAGCTCTCTTGTTGTGTTTACTTTCAATTTAGCTTTTTCGCCTACAGTAATATCAAGCGGACGAGCTACACTGTTATCTACATAAAATAATGTATCATAAGCAACATCAAAGGACACATCTGCATTATCTTTTATTTTTAGATAAGGTGTTGAATCGTTACCTAAACCAAACCAAAATGTGCTATCTACTGTCCCTTTATGTTCAACGTCTAGCTTGCCTCCAATTTGCACGCCTAACCCTTCTACAAATTCTTGAGCTCTATCAGTATCTGGTAATACTTCAGCAATTTTCACTTTAGATACGCCAGAGAAATTAGCAAAGCCATGTACATTATGAACTAATTGTGGGCCTTCATAATTGACGTTTTCATAGTTTAAAGTTACACCTTTCACATGATCATCAACATTTACAGGTCCATAAAAGTTTTTACCAACAATGTTTATATTTTTTAATGAAACTTCTTTGACAGCATTATTAGTATCGACGTAAATCGTACCATGAACACCTCTAGATTTTTCAGTAAGTTTATTTCCTTGCCCGTTAATTACGACACTTTGTTTCTTTGGATTGATTTTGATTCCAGAATCAAGTGAAATATCTTGCGCTAAAAAGATATTGGTCACATTATTATCTTCTTCAAGCGCTGTTTTTAACTCTTTAAAATCTTTTACAGTCGCATCTAAACCTGCTGCCTTTGTTGAATGTTGACTTGCACTTTTCCCTGTTTCAGCCGGTACAGCATAAAAGCCTCCCAAAGCTAAAACTCCTACTAAGATTACTGCTGCTACTTTTTTCATCGTTATTTCCCTCCATTTTATCATTGTTATTACTCTACGCTACTACATGCAAAATAAATGTGTACAGGATATCTGTCTTATTTTAGGATGTGATGCGTCTTTTAAGCCCAATTTTTAGTCAAACGAAGTAGACTCTGTTTATAAAGGAGCAAGGATTAACTTTTTAGAATATAACTAAAAATCGAGTTAAAATTGTCTGTAAAATCAATTTATTTTTTTAAAAAAACCTTATTGTTCTTTCAAAAGAAGTTCTGCCAACCGAATAATACGACAAATTATAAATCCCTCGTTTATTTTTTATAGCATCCAAAGATTTTATTTTTCATTGATCTCGTTTTAAAGTTAAATATTGTCTCCTTTTACCTATCACTAGCTCCTCTCGTTGTTTTTATTCCTTGCTATCTTTATTTCTACTTCTTAATTTTATTGTATAAAGTTAGCACCTAAATGTCAATGATTACAGGTTTTATAAACCTAGCTATCCCAAGGCTTTTAAGCTTTTTTAAAACAAATATTTAACTTTTTTATAAATAAATACATATTTTTATCGATATATTTCGCATTATTGTTAAATTTATTTACAATCTAATCTATTGAATTTTTTCCTACAAAAACTAGCATTAATAGGTAAAATAAATTTGGATATATTAAAATCAGTGAGCATCGGAGATTCTCCTAGACTCACTGATCTTAAAATTAAATGCTTTCAATAACATCTTCTGTCGTTACTATTTTCGCATACTCAGGAAAATGCTGTTCAATATATTGATAGTGATCAGCTGAGCTCTTTGAACTCATTGCATCCTCAATTATAATCAATTGATAACCAGCTTGATGCGCATCATCTGCGGTTGCTGCAACTCCATTAGAAGTAACGACACCTGATAGAAAAATGGTTTCAACGCCTTCTTTTTGCAGCCAATCTTTCAATTCTACAATTGACATAGCGCTTGGTTCGTATTTCATAAATGTTTCAACCTTGTCTGTTTTCAAAAAAACCTCAAGCTCTGGAACAATCGTGCTAAAAATTGCTCTTTCTTCCTCCGTAAAATTAGGCCTACCCACAGTTACAAGTGCTACTGGAAGTTTATTTTCAGAAAAAACTTGCGCAAGGTCAACGTTTCGCCTAATGATATCTTCAACTGTATAAGGCTCCAAATTTGGATTTCGCGCAAAAATACCAGATTGTAAATCAATCATTACTAGTGCTGCTTTTTTAAAAACTTCCCTAGATAATTTAGTCATGATTTCCCTACTTCCTTTCAAGTGCCAGCGATTGCTTTTATCATAACATATCCTGGAAGCGATGTTTAAATATCTAGTCTGGATCTTTGGGCTATTCTTCTATTTGCATAAATCCCCCAAAAAAGTAAGCTGCAAAAGCTAAACCAAAAGGAAAAATGTTGGATGAATGTGCCGGTAAAGACCACTTTTAAGTCACCTGAACCTTGCACAACACAACTAACCTGGCCTCTGATAGGATGAATCGGAATGTTTTTTCCATTTTGTTGAATGGTATAACCTTTATAGTAAAGAAGAGGGAAAATAATGCTAGCATTTTGCGCATCTTGATAATGAACTTGATACCCTTGCGTTATTCTTTTTTGATTTGATAGGTTTACTTTTCCTAATGTTTCAATTTGTTTCGTAGCAGCAATTGAAGAAAGAGAAGCATTTTCTGGTAGATATTCTTGTCCTGCACCCAGATCATTGGGATGTGCTTCTATCTCTTTTTGTACGGAAACTAGCTTTAATTGGCCAATTGTACTTTGATGATATGCACTGACAACTGGAACAAGTTGTAAAAAGAACGCGCAGACTGCAAGGAATACGAGCGCATGTAGATGAAAGAACTTAGGAATGTTTTCGACCACTTTTTCCCAATTTAAGCCGACTAAAAAACATGCAAGAACGGTTATCATTAAATTAAGTCGCCAAGGAAACTGCAAGATGTCCAAGAACGATAGCGATTTCCAAGGAAAAAGCTGCGTTGTCATGACAAGCAAAAGCCCCATCAATAATAGACAATGCCATTCAAACCGGCTCCCTCTGCGTCGCTTTATTAACGCAATGCTAAAAATAAGAATGCCAAGGAAAAGCAATATCCCCACACCTGCATTTTGTCCAGTTAAACTTTCAATAAAAGAGGAAAAACTATACGCAGCTGAATCAGGCGTAATAAAAGAATGAATTTGGAAAAGAAAACGCTGCGAAGTCCATTGTTCTAGCAAGGGCATCCAAATCAATGCACTGATACATAATGTGCTTACTCCGGCTGCAAGTAACAAAAGAAACGCTTTTTTCTTCGCTCCTTTTTGACAAATGAAACAAAACAAGAAAAAGAGAATCACAAAAGCTCCCATCATCACAGACAAAATATGTGAAGCGATTAAACCCAACATTCCCCAAATAAGAGGGGAAGCTTTCCTCTCTTTTTGATAAAACAATGTATAGATACCGTATAACACAATAGGAAAGAAAATAAACGAGAGCACTTCCCCTAGTGCTGCTCGTTGAAAAGTATCTACTAATTTATAAGAGGATGAAATATACAATATGCCACTTAATATCGCCGCAAACCGATTGCCGGATAAACGTAATATGACACCATACATGCTATAAAAAGACCCTAACCCGACTAAAATTAACCAGCACTTATAAGCAACCGCAAATGAAACGCCTAAGTTTAATGCATAAGCAAATGGATAGAGGAACCATTCTGGATAAAACCAATTCACGCCATAACCGTAACCATTTAGAAAATATTGGTTAATATAAAACGGGAATGTCGCGTGTGCAATCGCATCTTTAAGCCCCATGATCCGATTGATATGAAAATATAAATCATCTCCTATACGGATATCTGTTGTGCCCCAAAAAATATAAATTTGTAGATATAAAATCAAACAGATAAAGAAAAAGAGGATGGCTGAACGTAACAATACAAATCGTCTGGCTTTAATTGCTGCTAGGAACTTTGAATAAATCATGTTTAGCGAATCCTTTCCCTTCTAGAATATCATATTGAAATAGCTTTAATTCTTGAAGCTTTTCTTTCGCATCCCGTGATAACTCTTCAGCTTTGACGGTGTTATTTTTAGAATCGACGTATACACCAGAATCAAAGGCTGGTATTTCTGCTCTCAAGCTTTCAAGGAATGCTTGATAAACAGTTAATTTGCTGTTTGTTAATTTTTTTAACTCATTCCCAAAATAAATTGGGCTTGTTGTTTTAAGGTTTCCTTTGACATGTTTTTTATTATCATAAATGAAAAGTTCTGTTTCGTGCATTTTTCGAGGCCCATTGATATTTTGAGTATAGCCATCATAGTATCCAGGTAAATGATCTCCCCAAAAAACAACAATAACTTCTTTTGAAAGTTGATTTAACTGCTGAATGAAAGGTTTTAACGCCGTATCTGTTTGGTGAATTCCTTCTGCATAGTTACTAGCTTCAGTATTTACTTGCCCATTGATACTAACAGGAATTACTTGGTTATATTTATTCCAATAAGGCATATGATTTTGCATAGTGACAAGATGAATAAAATTAGGGCTTGTTGTACTTTGCAGCTGAAGAAGTGCTTGTTGATAAGCAAAGCTATCAGAAGCATATTCGCTATTATCAAGATGCTCTGACCCTTTCATTTGCTTGTCGCTAAGAAAAGATTGAAAACCTAAATTAGGATAGGCTTCCATTCGTTTATACATCGATGTATTGTAAGGATGGATTGCCGTTGTTGTATAATCATTTTCATCAAATTCATGGACAATAGAAGGGAAGTTCGCCATAGAAGAAACAAACGTCTGATAAGGCACAATAGAAGGATCTTTAAAAAGACTCATAGAAAACCCTGTTAGCGCCTCGAATTCAATGTTAGCAGTTCCTCCCCCATAACCAGCAGATAACACTTTACCACCGATATTATTTTGCTCGATATCCTGTGTGTAAGGTATCAGGTTTTGTGGTGCTGTTACACCGCTTAAGCGTAGTGGGTTACTAAAGCTTTCACTCATAACAAAGATAACATTATCATTTTGAAAGTTATTAAACGTTCGCTTCTGATTTAAATTCTCTGCCACTTTTTGGTATTTTTTAACCAGTTGCTGCATCGTTTGACGAGAGTAATTCGCTGGTTTTTCCATGCTTTTTTTAGGCATATTGTATAAAAACCCTGGCAAATAACCATTTGCTTTATAATTTCCTTCCTGATGAACCGGATTCCAGTCAATAATAACATCATCGACTATTTTTTGTAGGACGGACGTACTTGAATTAAACGTATAACTTTGCCATACCATTCCGGCTAATAAAAGCAACGCACATCCTTTTAGAATAAGCTTAGAACGCAAGGACAAATGCTTGTTTGCTTTTACTCGAAAATCCAGAAAAACTCCGCAAGCGATTAAAACAAGTGTAATAATGATTAACAAAATAAGGATTTTGGCAGATACAAAATGACTTAAATCTCCTACTTGATCCCCCATAGTAAAATCGGATGGAAAAAGCGGCTCTAAGCGATACGAAAATTTAGTAGCGCCAATCCAAATAAGCCAAACAAAACTGACTACCCACACTGCAAAAAGTGTAAAGAAATAAGGAACTATTAAATAGAGTAATAGAAATAAAATTTCTAAGAACAACAGACTAAAAAGCGTGGAAAGTAAATGATCAAAAGCAAAAATCTGAAAAGCAGATATCCTTTCGTTTGGATAAATGCTAGCTGTTAACAAAAGATATAAAATGATGTTTCCTATACTACTTCCCACAACTTTTAAAACTGTTGACTTCATCTTTTTTTCCTTCTCCTCTTCCAATAAAAATAGAAAGCTAGTAATCCTACCACGCTTAGCCCACTTATGATACTACCTAGCATAAGACCAGGCGGACGATAATAGCCTTTCAACGTCCCTTTTCCTTGAGGTAATTCTAAGGTAGTTAAATCACTTAAGACGCGTTTTGCCTTAACAGGTTTGCCGTTCCATGTGTAATGCCATCCTTGATCAAAAGGAATTCTAAGCACAGGAGTTTTATTCGGCAATACATCCCAAGTGCCTTCAAAAGAGCTCAAGCCCTTGCTTTTAATTTTTAAATCATTTTTTGCTTCGCGTTTTTCTACGGCTTCCCAGGCTTTTGTATCAATCGTTAAAATCTTTAAGCCATAAACTGGGAACTGTTGATCCCCGTCCCACTGGATTGTAATTTTATTTTCCCCATTTAGAATTCGTTTCCAGAATCCATGCGCTTGGATTTTCACTTGGGTAGATAAATTATAAGTAATTTTATCCAATGAATAAGGAGATGAAAAAGAAATATAGGAGATTGTATCTTTTGATTGTTTGGGTAGTTGATAAGTTAAAGTAGCTTGGCTAGTTCCTTCTTTTTTAGTATATGCTTGCTGACTTTCATCTAGCGTTGCATTTTTTTGAAGTAACTTAGGCGTAGTTGTGCGAGCAACTTTATCAGGTTGTTCTCCCATTAATTTAATAATCTGTTCTTGCGCATCGCCCCACTCTGGCGTTACTTCTTGTGAAGCCAATTGCATACCAAGTGCACGCGTTGTTTTTGCAGCATAAATAGAAACATCCCCTACATTCACGACTTTCTGTGCATTAGGTATCCTTTCATTATACATATAGGTAGCTTGCATATAACGATTAACACCTAAGAAATCATTTGAAAGTAATGTGCCACTATCCGCTTTAGATGCTACACGTGTTGTCTCAAATCCCATATTCTGTAACATGCTACCATAATCTTTACTTTGCATTGATGTAAAACCACCAACAGAAGGAAAACCATAAAATAAGTTGTCTGTTGTAAAAATATGATACGTTGATTGATACTTATCAAACGGCTCTCTCTTTGCTTCATCTTGGCGCAAAGCTTGTAAAACATTAGGATTAGGGTTAGATTCTTGATGTTGGTCTGAATAATATGTCGGAAAAGCAGAGATTTCCCCCATTTTATGACTCATCAGCCATGCATTTGTTGTGCAGTCGATAAGTATCGTACCCAATAATAAAAAGGCAAAGAGTTTCTTTTTATCTTCTAGCAACCATAAATAAATGAAAAGCGTTAAAAGAAGAAGTAAACCTTGGTTTCCTCCCCACAACCAAAACGATATGGATGATAAACTTAAAGTAAGGATCACCCAAAGTAAAGAGATACAACCAAAACTTAGCCAAATCCACTTCATATCTTTTTTTTCAATACACTTAAGTACCTCAACGGCAATCAGAATGAGACAAAAGCTAAAAATAAAACTAAAGCGATACGGAAATCCTGTAGGCTTGCTAAATCCTTGCCAAACTAATCCCAGAGGTTCATAGCATAAGCTAAACCCTACAATTAGAAGTAGACTCCCATAACTAACTTTTTGCTGCCATTTGATTGCTTTCATACAGAAAAAAGGAATGACTAAAAGAAAACAAAAAAGACCTGCATAAATAAAGGGATAAATATCATCAGAGATCACATTTGTTGGATAATAAACACCATTAAATAACTTCGCTATGACTTTAAATGGATTTAACCAATCGGCAAGGAGCGGCGCATGACTTGTAGAAGCCTTCTGAAGTTGAATAACAGTAGGCATTAATAGAAAAGCACTTAATCCCAAGGCAATTAAATTCATCCAAACAAAGCGAAGTAATACTTCAACATTTCTCTTTTCCTTTTGCCAAAATTGGGTTAAAAAGTAGAGAAGCATGAATAAACCTACCATATAAGCCATATAAAAATTGGCGAGTAGTAATAGCGTAAGACAAATGATATAGAGGAAACTGATTTTTTTCTTATTTAGTAAATCAAGTAATCCAATAAAAATAAGTGGCAAGTAGACAAAGGCATCTAACCAAAGAATATTGAAATAGTAACCTATGACCATCCCACATAAAGCAAAACTTGTACTAAGCGCAAGATTCATAAGAACTTGCGCAGGATTTATTTTTCTTACAAGTAAATAAGTTGTTAGACCGGTTGCTCCTATTTTCAAGAAAAGAAGCGTAACGATCCCAAAATAGAGTTGATGGGGGAAAAATAATAGAACCAAATTAAATAGACTCCCCAAATAGTATCCCATGTTACCAATCATATTACTTCCGCCCAAAAAGTCCCAGCTAAAAAACGGCGATTGTTTTAGCGAAAAAAGGTGTTGATAGTATGAAAAAAAAGAACGATATTGCTGTTTTAAATCAGATACTAACAAACTTTTATCGGAAATGGGGTAAAAACCCATCCAACTATACCAAATTAAAAGTAATACTACCGGAATAAGAAAAGCTATAAGGAGCTTTAGCCCTAATTGTCTATTTTCCTTCCACATTTGTCGCATGCTTTTTCCTCCATTTTCGTTCTTGATATAACCAACTTAAAATAACTAAAATAAGAAGAATGAATAAGAGTCCAGTGTAGATATACCATTGTGTGAGTCCTGCATTGTGTTTTGTTTTCGCTGATGACGAATGACTTTTTGGATTGTCATTTTGGTACGCAGTTACTTTCTGTAATACGCCATGCACAACCCAGCGTTTATTTGTAGACGAGCTTGTATCACAAGTAATGAGTGTAATCTCTTTTTGCTTATGATCCTGAACAGCTTGCCAATCTGTATCAGTGATTGTTTTTTTCTGATCTACGCGATAAGTATAGACTTTATTTAGATCTGTTATTTCAACAATATCTCCCAATTTAACTTTTCCTAAAGGACTGAATAAAGCTTGAGGTCTACGAATATGATGGCCAAAAAGCACATAATTATTCATGCCTCCCATTTTTTGTGTCTTTTTAAAGGTGGTTGCTCCGTACCATAAATTTTCATCTGTAGTACTGGATAAAATGGATAAATCAATCCCTACTTTAGGCACTGTTACATATCCTATAATTTGTTTTTTTACGGCATCCGGTATTTGGATTGCTCGCAAGCTATCTGTAAAAGAAGGAGGATGGATCGTTTTATCATTTTGAAAAGTTTTCTGTTCCTGATTTTGCTTGATATCTTGTTTAGATACGGATAGGTTATTGATATTACTTTCTGCATAACCTAATAAAATTTGTTTTGCTGGTAAGGTTAATCCGTAGAGGATCGCTAATAACAGCAGTAAAAAACCTAAACGTTTTGACCAGATTGACATGGGTAAACCTCCTTTGTTTAATACAAGAACAAAGGGATAGCTAATCTCTATCCCTTTGTCTACTATCTATTTTTACGCAATCTTTTTCTTACGACGACGAACCAGATAAAGCCCAGTTGAAACAAGAGAAGTTATGACTAACCAAGGTAAATCAGTATCTCCTGTATGCGGTAATACATGTGCTGGTTGCGGTTTTGGTGTTGCTTGTTTTTCAGGTGGTGTGACGGATCCACTGGTTGAGATATCTTGTGACGTATGATCTGGATTCATTCCACTCGCATCCGCAATATTCACAAGGCTCTTTCCTATGGCATCTTTAGTTATCTTCGCTTCAAACGTCAACGCCACTTTTTCGCCACCGGCAATATTTCCAACATTTACTTTTAACTTTTGTGTTGAAGTATCATATACATCGCTTGCTTTGAGTATTGCTTTTGTGCCATCTACTTTTGTTAACACAATCTTACTTGGGGTACTTAAACCTACTGGCAGCTTATCACTAATAGTGACATCGCTCCACAAGGATCCTGGTTCTTTGTTCCCTGCTTCAAT
This DNA window, taken from Listeria sp. PSOL-1, encodes the following:
- a CDS encoding class A sortase, with protein sequence MSIWSKRLGFLLLLLAILYGLTLPAKQILLGYAESNINNLSVSKQDIKQNQEQKTFQNDKTIHPPSFTDSLRAIQIPDAVKKQIIGYVTVPKVGIDLSILSSTTDENLWYGATTFKKTQKMGGMNNYVLFGHHIRRPQALFSPLGKVKLGDIVEITDLNKVYTYRVDQKKTITDTDWQAVQDHKQKEITLITCDTSSSTNKRWVVHGVLQKVTAYQNDNPKSHSSSAKTKHNAGLTQWYIYTGLLFILLILVILSWLYQERKWRKKHATNVEGK
- a CDS encoding LTA synthase family protein, with product MKSTVLKVVGSSIGNIILYLLLTASIYPNERISAFQIFAFDHLLSTLFSLLFLEILFLLLYLIVPYFFTLFAVWVVSFVWLIWIGATKFSYRLEPLFPSDFTMGDQVGDLSHFVSAKILILLIIITLVLIACGVFLDFRVKANKHLSLRSKLILKGCALLLLAGMVWQSYTFNSSTSVLQKIVDDVIIDWNPVHQEGNYKANGYLPGFLYNMPKKSMEKPANYSRQTMQQLVKKYQKVAENLNQKRTFNNFQNDNVIFVMSESFSNPLRLSGVTAPQNLIPYTQDIEQNNIGGKVLSAGYGGGTANIEFEALTGFSMSLFKDPSIVPYQTFVSSMANFPSIVHEFDENDYTTTAIHPYNTSMYKRMEAYPNLGFQSFLSDKQMKGSEHLDNSEYASDSFAYQQALLQLQSTTSPNFIHLVTMQNHMPYWNKYNQVIPVSINGQVNTEASNYAEGIHQTDTALKPFIQQLNQLSKEVIVVFWGDHLPGYYDGYTQNINGPRKMHETELFIYDNKKHVKGNLKTTSPIYFGNELKKLTNSKLTVYQAFLESLRAEIPAFDSGVYVDSKNNTVKAEELSRDAKEKLQELKLFQYDILEGKGFAKHDLFKVPSSN
- a CDS encoding YfhO family protein, whose product is MRQMWKENRQLGLKLLIAFLIPVVLLLIWYSWMGFYPISDKSLLVSDLKQQYRSFFSYYQHLFSLKQSPFFSWDFLGGSNMIGNMGYYLGSLFNLVLLFFPHQLYFGIVTLLFLKIGATGLTTYLLVRKINPAQVLMNLALSTSFALCGMVIGYYFNILWLDAFVYLPLIFIGLLDLLNKKKISFLYIICLTLLLLANFYMAYMVGLFMLLYFLTQFWQKEKRNVEVLLRFVWMNLIALGLSAFLLMPTVIQLQKASTSHAPLLADWLNPFKVIAKLFNGVYYPTNVISDDIYPFIYAGLFCFLLVIPFFCMKAIKWQQKVSYGSLLLIVGFSLCYEPLGLVWQGFSKPTGFPYRFSFIFSFCLILIAVEVLKCIEKKDMKWIWLSFGCISLLWVILTLSLSSISFWLWGGNQGLLLLLTLFIYLWLLEDKKKLFAFLLLGTILIDCTTNAWLMSHKMGEISAFPTYYSDQHQESNPNPNVLQALRQDEAKREPFDKYQSTYHIFTTDNLFYGFPSVGGFTSMQSKDYGSMLQNMGFETTRVASKADSGTLLSNDFLGVNRYMQATYMYNERIPNAQKVVNVGDVSIYAAKTTRALGMQLASQEVTPEWGDAQEQIIKLMGEQPDKVARTTTPKLLQKNATLDESQQAYTKKEGTSQATLTYQLPKQSKDTISYISFSSPYSLDKITYNLSTQVKIQAHGFWKRILNGENKITIQWDGDQQFPVYGLKILTIDTKAWEAVEKREAKNDLKIKSKGLSSFEGTWDVLPNKTPVLRIPFDQGWHYTWNGKPVKAKRVLSDLTTLELPQGKGTLKGYYRPPGLMLGSIISGLSVVGLLAFYFYWKRRRKKR
- a CDS encoding cysteine hydrolase — translated: MTKLSREVFKKAALVMIDLQSGIFARNPNLEPYTVEDIIRRNVDLAQVFSENKLPVALVTVGRPNFTEEERAIFSTIVPELEVFLKTDKVETFMKYEPSAMSIVELKDWLQKEGVETIFLSGVVTSNGVAATADDAHQAGYQLIIIEDAMSSKSSADHYQYIEQHFPEYAKIVTTEDVIESI
- a CDS encoding pectate lyase-like adhesive domain-containing protein, translated to MKKVAAVILVGVLALGGFYAVPAETGKSASQHSTKAAGLDATVKDFKELKTALEEDNNVTNIFLAQDISLDSGIKINPKKQSVVINGQGNKLTEKSRGVHGTIYVDTNNAVKEVSLKNINIVGKNFYGPVNVDDHVKGVTLNYENVNYEGPQLVHNVHGFANFSGVSKVKIAEVLPDTDRAQEFVEGLGVQIGGKLDVEHKGTVDSTFWFGLGNDSTPYLKIKDNADVSFDVAYDTLFYVDNSVARPLDITVGEKAKLKVNTTRELFRLGHAGSFELLPNSTTNIARTTAKNSNPTLKIRGVVHPSSGAVFNINHAPETKADMISGI
- a CDS encoding YfhO family protein translates to MIYSKFLAAIKARRFVLLRSAILFFFICLILYLQIYIFWGTTDIRIGDDLYFHINRIMGLKDAIAHATFPFYINQYFLNGYGYGVNWFYPEWFLYPFAYALNLGVSFAVAYKCWLILVGLGSFYSMYGVILRLSGNRFAAILSGILYISSSYKLVDTFQRAALGEVLSFIFFPIVLYGIYTLFYQKERKASPLIWGMLGLIASHILSVMMGAFVILFFLFCFICQKGAKKKAFLLLLAAGVSTLCISALIWMPLLEQWTSQRFLFQIHSFITPDSAAYSFSSFIESLTGQNAGVGILLFLGILIFSIALIKRRRGSRFEWHCLLLMGLLLVMTTQLFPWKSLSFLDILQFPWRLNLMITVLACFLVGLNWEKVVENIPKFFHLHALVFLAVCAFFLQLVPVVSAYHQSTIGQLKLVSVQKEIEAHPNDLGAGQEYLPENASLSSIAATKQIETLGKVNLSNQKRITQGYQVHYQDAQNASIIFPLLYYKGYTIQQNGKNIPIHPIRGQVSCVVQGSGDLKVVFTGTFIQHFSFWFSFCSLLFWGIYANRRIAQRSRLDI